DNA sequence from the Butyricimonas faecalis genome:
ATCCCGTAGCACGCAGAAATCACCGTAGCTCTTGTTCACGTGTTCCAGTTCGAGAATCTTTTTACCCAGGCGTTGGCCTTTAATGTCGAGTTCCAGTTGCTGCTCCGTCGTGTTTTGTGAGGCCACTTCTTTTATTTTATAGAAGTTGTCGATCCGGTATTTTGCCTTGTGTCCGCGGGCTTGCGGCATCCGGCGCATCCATTCCTGTTCCGTGCGCAACAGGTTCTTGGCTTTGTCGATCGAGGCGTTGCGGGCTTCGATTCGTTCGTTTCTTTTTTCAAGATAGTAGGAGTAGTTTCCTTCGTAAGCGAACAACCCGAAATCGTCGATCTCTATGATCTTGTCGCATACCCGGTCCAGAAAGTAACGGTCGTGTGTCACCATGAGCAACGTGGCATTTGTTTTTTCGAGGTATTCTTCCAACCATTCGGTCATTTCCACGTCCAGATGGTTGGTCGGCTCGTCAAGGATCAGGAAATCGGGGTTGCTGATCAATATCTTGGCCAGCCCGACTCGTTTGCGCTGTCCCCCGGATAGTTCCTTGATACGCAGGCTATACTTGTCCACCTTGAGTTCCGATAGGATTTGTTTCACTTGCGTGTCATAGTCCCACGCGGCGAGGGCATCCATTTGCGGGATGAGTTCTTCGAGTGCCGACGTGTCATTGTCTTTCACGGCTTGTTCGTATGTTTTTATTAATTTCAAGGTCGGGTTCTCCGAGTTGAAGACCTCTTCGAACACGTAATTTTCCGGATCGAGTTCCGGGTCTTGGTCCAGAATACCGATTGAAATGTCATTGCGGAAGATGACGGTTCCGGTGTCGGCGGAGTCTTTGCCCGCTATGATACGTAGCAGGGTGGATTTGCCCATCCCGTTTTTGGCAATTAAAGCGACCTTTTGATTTTTGCCGATCCCGAAAGTTATATTTTCAAACAGGAGTTGTTCCCCGAAGCGTTTACTAAGATTTTCGACTTGTAAAAAACTAATCATGCTATTTGTTGATTTTGGATTTCTTGATTTTTGATTTTAGATTTTCCTGCTTGAAACAATCGCTTTTGGATGATAGATCATAAATCAAAAATGAATAAGATTGTAAATTGATTAAACTTTTGAATGCAGGAAGGCTTTCCGTTTCCCTTCCTCGAAACGTTCGATGGCGTACCGTAGCATGGTACGGGGCATCTCCTTGTAGCGAGGTGTGAGGTAATCGACGAGGAGTTGCTCGTTCTCTTTGCCGATTTCACGGAGAATCCAGCCCACGGCT
Encoded proteins:
- the abc-f gene encoding ribosomal protection-like ABC-F family protein, which codes for MISFLQVENLSKRFGEQLLFENITFGIGKNQKVALIAKNGMGKSTLLRIIAGKDSADTGTVIFRNDISIGILDQDPELDPENYVFEEVFNSENPTLKLIKTYEQAVKDNDTSALEELIPQMDALAAWDYDTQVKQILSELKVDKYSLRIKELSGGQRKRVGLAKILISNPDFLILDEPTNHLDVEMTEWLEEYLEKTNATLLMVTHDRYFLDRVCDKIIEIDDFGLFAYEGNYSYYLEKRNERIEARNASIDKAKNLLRTEQEWMRRMPQARGHKAKYRIDNFYKIKEVASQNTTEQQLELDIKGQRLGKKILELEHVNKSYGDFCVLRDFSYKFIRGEKIGIIGKNGVGKSTFLNIITRQIEPDSGTIEIGETVVYGYYKQDGISFKEDDRPIDIVKNISEKIDLGNGRVMSASQFLEYFLFPDKLQYSLVAKLSGGERRRLYLLTVLMSNPNFLILDEPTNDLDIMTLNVLEDYLKSFQGCLIIVSHDRFFTDKVVDRVFAFEGNGVVKDFPGNYTQYKNKKEEEELLRKQEEKKIPATPKPVREKEKIRKLTFKERQEMQQLESDMENLNTEKTTLETALNSGTLDTNELVKSSQRIAEIIDLLDEKEMRWLELSEIE